Proteins encoded together in one Mastomys coucha isolate ucsf_1 unplaced genomic scaffold, UCSF_Mcou_1 pScaffold16, whole genome shotgun sequence window:
- the Them5 gene encoding acyl-coenzyme A thioesterase THEM5: MMRAGFQGVARLVHHKTLSRSPYVLPRLHLASASGSSTDSLVARFCPEKTDLKDYALPNASWCPDMLSLYQEFQEKTKSGSWVKLPSFKSNREHIQGLKLPFGLVTASDKQDWRLFTRSIQLEGQGYEYVIFFHPSEKKSVCLFQPGPYLEGAPGFAHGGSLAALMDETYSKTAYLAGEGLFTLSLNIKFKNLIPVGSLAVLDIQVEKIEDQKLYMSCIAQSRDKQTVYAKSSGVFLQLQLEDQSQEK, translated from the exons ATGATGAGGGCAGGATTCCAGGGAGTGGCAAGACTTGTCCACCACAAAACTCTTTCCAGAAGCCCCTATGTCCTACCCAGACTCCACCTGGCCTCAGCGTCTGGATCCTCCACAGATTCCCTG GTTGCAAGATTCTGCCCAGAGAAGACAGATTTGAAGGATTATGCACTTCCCAATGCTAGCTGGTGTCCAGACATGCTAAGCCTGTACCAAGAATTTCAGGAGAAAACCAAATCAGGCAGCTGGGTTAAACTACCCTCCTTCAAGTCCAACAGAGAACATATCCAGGGCCTTAAGCTCCCATTTGGGCTGGTAACTGCCTCAG ACAAACAGGACTGGCGCCTCTTTACCAGGTCCATCCAACTGGAAGGACAAGGTTATGAATATGTCATCTTTTTCCACCCATCCGAGAAGAAGTCAGTCTGTCTTTTCCAGCCAGGTCCCTACCTGGAGGGGGCACCAGG GTTTGCCCATGGAGGGTCACTGGCAGCCTTGATGGATGAGACATATTCTAAAACTGCCTATCTGGCTGGAGAAGGACTATTCACACTAAGTCTCAACATCAAGTTCAAAAA CTTGATCCCCGTGGgctctttggctgtcctggacatTCAAGTAGAAAAGATTGAGGACCAGAAGCTCTACATGTCCTGCATCGCCcagagcagagacaagcagacagTCTATGCCAAGTCCTCTG GTGTCTTCCTTCAGCTGCAGCTGGAAGACCAGTCCCAGGAGAAATGA
- the C2cd4d gene encoding C2 calcium-dependent domain-containing protein 4D, which yields MWLLEKAGYRVRTAEGRALQAHPSLVPKRQAPGSPLRCNPNVLTPDRIPQFFIPPRLRDPRGVEARVDRNPGGRNLPVACSLPHLAGREGWAFLPESPHTRRRESLFHGPRGLAAGLAPAQSRLHVSAPDLRLCRAPDSDTASSPDSSPSGSPRTLRLQSPSPGDASSADTSPYAPRRAPPLFHLDFLCCQLRPTKDSVLRLGPRGGQLRLSTEYQAGTGRLRLRLVSAEGLPRPRTRPGSGGGGCCVVLRLQPRVRPGAQRSRVVQGSCNPIFNEDFFFEGLRPPDLAARSLRAKVLDRGAGLRRDVLLGECETPLIALLPPLAGGLGPGSSLAPAHLSL from the coding sequence ATGTGGCTCTTGGAGAAAGCCGGTTATAGAGTGAGGACCGCAGAGGGCCGGGCGCTGCAGGCGCACCCCAGCCTGGTCCCCAAGCGCCAGGCCCCAGGCTCGCCCTTGCGCTGCAACCCTAACGTTCTCACCCCCGACCGCATCCCGCAGTTCTTCATACCGCCTCGGCTCCGGGACCCGAGAGGTGTCGAGGCCAGGGTGGACCGCAACCCGGGCGGCCGGAACCTCCCGGTGGCCTGCTCGCTGCCGCACCTGGCGGGCCGCGAGGGCTGGGCCTTCCTGCCCGAGAGCCCGCACACGCGCCGCCGCGAGTCCTTGTTCCACGGGCCGCGAGGTCTGGCTGCAGGCCTGGCCCCGGCGCAGTCACGGCTGCATGTCTCGGCCCCCGACCTCCGCCTCTGCCGGGCCCCGGATAGCGACACGGCCTCGTCGCCGGACTCCTCGCCCAGCGGCTCCCCGCGCACGCTCAGGCTGCAGTCCCCGTCCCCGGGAGACGCCAGCTCCGCGGACACTAGTCCATACGCGCCGCGCCGCGCGCCGCCGCTCTTCCACCTGGACTTCCTCTGCTGCCAGCTGCGGCCGACCAAGGACAGCGTGCTGCGCCTAGGGCCCCGCGGCGGGCAGTTGCGCCTGTCCACCGAGTACCAGGCGGGGACCGGGAGGCTGCGTCTGCGCCTGGTGAGCGCTGAGGGGCTGCCTCGGCCGCGGACTCGCCCcgggagcggcggcggcggctgctgcGTGGTGCTGCGGCTGCAGCCGCGCGTTAGGCCCGGAGCTCAGCGGAGCCGGGTGGTCCAGGGCAGCTGCAACCCTATCTTCAACGAAGACTTCTTCTTCGAAGGGCTGCGCCCGCCAGATCTGGCCGCCCGCAGTCTGAGGGCCAAGGTGCTGGACAGGGGCGCGGGGCTGCGCAGGGATGTGCTGCTGGGGGAGTGTGAGACGCCCCTCATCGCCCTGCTGCCCCCACTGGCTGGAGGTCTAGGCCCTGGGTCCTCCCTGGCACCTGCGCATCTCAGCCTGTAG